In Triticum aestivum cultivar Chinese Spring chromosome 5B, IWGSC CS RefSeq v2.1, whole genome shotgun sequence, the following proteins share a genomic window:
- the LOC123115433 gene encoding uncharacterized protein, whose translation MGKKGIVVATTIVAVMTVIFGVIGAVFLGLRRYEDDRDDRSVCKYARSPATACGVVAAVLALTTQILASVAIGCCGAWQNPKRANRIAAVVFYVISWILVIIAVLVFLGGALLGIEGYTEKVIGKTIENGSCVGGVGGEGVFVDATFLFLVVVALEVSSYLLIQKDEHHQAAASDNPPSIPTATSPLATTASSKDDAHASAPAPANQV comes from the exons ATGGGGAAGAAAGGTATAGTTGTGGCGACCACCATCGTCGCCGTGATGACTGTCATCTTTGGAGTCATCGGCGCGGTTTTCTTGGGACTG AGACGCTATGAGGATGACCGCGATGACCGCAGCGTGTGTAAGTACGCGCGATCGCCGGCGACGGCTTGCGGCGTCGTGGCGGCCGTGCTGGCGCTAACGACACAGATTCTCGCCAGCGTGGCCATCGGCTGCTGTGGGGCATGGCAGAATCCCAAGAGGGCCAATCGCATCGCCGCCGTCGTTTTCTACGTCATCTCATG GATCCTAGTGATCATAGCGGTGCTGGTGTTTCTGGGAGGCGCCCTATTAGGGATTGAAGGATATACAGAGAAAGTTATTGGGAAAACTATTGAGAACGGTAGCTGTGTTGGAGGTGTCGGAGGTGAAGGAGTTTTCGTGGACGCGACATTCCTGTTTCTTGTAGTTGTCGCCCTTGAGGTCTCCTCGTATCTTCTTATTCAGAAAGATGAGCACCACCAAGCAGCCGCAAGCGATAATCCTCCTTCGATACCAACCGCTACATCTCCTTTGGCAACAACAGCTTCTTCTAAAGATGATGCCCACGCCTCCGCTCCCGCACCAGCAAATCAAGTCTGA